From the Candidatus Peribacteria bacterium genome, one window contains:
- a CDS encoding glycosyltransferase has protein sequence MYRFWNTIIEPAFQILQPKTIVEIGVDEGRQTSLILAYCREKSALLHAVDPKPSLDMEDWVAEHPAHLLFHRDISLNVLGAIDADAVLIDGDHNWYTVFHELQLLEKQATRTGRFPAVFLHDTGWPYARRDLYYAPERIPDAYRKSYAQKGMLPDQAALSEHGGLNPSHKHAVEENQLQNGVLTAVESFLEQSSLDLRFVHVPGLHGLGIITPLSLLEEHPGWSAFMNSLQTGGALRTHMDAMEADRLRVIIDALHTEESKQLMKEQARFQRQQYEKEAERHAVSQTRIRALTAEIQHIKQSRSWRWTQPVRRLEMALRRALRVFSTKNSSLSFSSLRTSVQQLNRKMIFRMPDMTHAGVWLENAGYALLRSGKKVWVALGSPFPRTVRSIRVHILGRLWRVLPAGQEATAIIRTEALHQVTIIIPIYNAYEDTVRCLESVLKETTAPLHRILLVNDASTDPRMEPFLEALAARAPERVERLTHAENQGFIRSVNAGMRHASGDDIVLLNSDTIVTPFWLERLRETVYLHADTGSVTPLSNEASIYSVCQNNIDDVVKADMLNTLADTVFRVSHRLRPAIPTGVGFCLFLRHEALEKTGLFDERFGRGYAEENDWCMRARALGFRHYLDDTCFIYHKGHVSMEAAGVMQGSDVIEKNEALLRTLHPQYEILVAGFLSTPVMSSIRMHVEQHSALKPVHRRLRIGFLLHQPIRQHSIGGTEFHVSDLVGEIRADADCFVLYPDRHDIVVMHESVDGTKPQYFRYRKNGKSETDLQETFSRIFADYAFDILHVHHTLGLSFELLPLAKAHNIRVIYTVHDWLCMNDVPATLCQRNEDMADQTVIERRRAALAAADRIVAPSHFVQKFVSKFFGFPEGSIEIIEHGISSKSSAPFVPGQEPLVCFLGATHIPYKGKPLIAALIPLLEERGIRSAFLGSDAYEWPELRKRKSVTFYGFFKREDVQQQLHTIAPHLICLLPLWPETFSYTLSEAWSAGIPVYVTPFGAPEERVLRHGGGKVAPSLDPVVIADDIASFLTSPDYQQTIALTRGIRLPDMTEMGRRHLALYQTVTGTGTPSHIRSSDTTRP, from the coding sequence CGACATCAGTCTGAACGTACTGGGGGCGATTGATGCCGATGCTGTCCTCATTGATGGAGACCATAACTGGTATACCGTCTTTCATGAATTGCAGCTTCTGGAAAAACAGGCAACCCGAACTGGACGATTCCCCGCTGTGTTTCTGCATGACACGGGATGGCCATATGCAAGGCGTGATCTCTATTACGCACCCGAACGCATTCCCGATGCATACCGTAAATCCTATGCACAGAAAGGAATGCTGCCGGATCAGGCGGCATTGTCGGAACACGGCGGATTGAATCCGTCGCACAAACATGCCGTCGAAGAGAATCAACTGCAGAATGGAGTGCTGACTGCGGTCGAGAGTTTTCTGGAACAGAGCAGCCTGGATCTGCGTTTTGTGCACGTGCCGGGTCTGCATGGACTCGGGATTATCACCCCCCTTTCGCTTCTGGAAGAACATCCGGGATGGTCGGCGTTCATGAATAGCCTCCAGACAGGAGGGGCGCTCCGTACGCACATGGATGCAATGGAAGCAGATCGTCTCCGCGTGATCATTGACGCTCTCCATACAGAAGAAAGCAAACAACTGATGAAAGAGCAGGCGCGTTTTCAGCGTCAGCAATATGAGAAAGAGGCGGAGCGACATGCGGTATCACAGACAAGAATCCGTGCGCTGACTGCGGAAATCCAGCATATAAAACAGAGCCGCAGCTGGCGCTGGACACAACCGGTGCGTCGTTTGGAAATGGCTCTGCGCAGGGCTCTTCGTGTATTCAGCACAAAGAATTCTTCTCTCAGTTTTTCATCACTCAGGACATCGGTGCAGCAGCTGAACAGGAAAATGATTTTCAGAATGCCAGACATGACACACGCTGGCGTATGGCTGGAGAATGCGGGGTACGCACTGCTCAGATCAGGGAAAAAAGTGTGGGTCGCTCTCGGCTCACCGTTTCCACGCACGGTCCGCAGTATCCGGGTGCATATTCTTGGACGTCTGTGGCGGGTATTACCCGCAGGCCAGGAAGCGACTGCGATCATACGGACAGAGGCTCTTCACCAGGTGACGATTATTATTCCTATTTATAATGCATATGAGGATACCGTTCGCTGTCTGGAAAGTGTCCTCAAAGAAACAACTGCCCCTCTCCACCGGATTCTGCTGGTGAATGATGCGAGCACAGACCCGCGCATGGAGCCATTTCTGGAGGCTCTTGCTGCTCGTGCCCCAGAGAGAGTGGAACGCCTGACACATGCGGAAAACCAGGGATTCATCCGGTCTGTGAATGCCGGCATGCGCCATGCGAGCGGTGACGATATTGTGCTTCTGAACAGCGATACTATCGTGACACCATTCTGGCTCGAACGACTGCGTGAGACGGTCTATCTGCATGCTGACACCGGCAGTGTGACACCACTGTCCAATGAGGCATCTATCTACTCTGTGTGTCAGAACAATATCGACGACGTGGTGAAAGCCGACATGCTCAATACGCTGGCGGATACGGTTTTTCGCGTCTCACACAGGCTGCGTCCTGCCATTCCGACTGGCGTCGGATTCTGTCTGTTTCTGCGGCACGAGGCACTGGAAAAAACCGGACTCTTTGATGAGCGGTTCGGCAGAGGATACGCCGAGGAAAACGACTGGTGCATGCGCGCACGGGCGCTTGGATTCCGGCATTATCTGGATGATACCTGCTTTATCTACCATAAAGGACATGTCTCCATGGAAGCAGCCGGCGTCATGCAGGGCAGCGATGTTATTGAAAAAAATGAAGCACTGCTGCGGACACTGCATCCACAGTACGAGATACTTGTTGCCGGGTTTTTAAGTACTCCGGTCATGTCTTCCATCAGAATGCATGTGGAACAGCACAGTGCCTTGAAACCTGTACACAGACGGCTGCGGATTGGATTCCTGTTACACCAGCCGATCCGTCAGCACTCTATTGGCGGAACAGAATTCCATGTGAGTGATCTGGTGGGAGAGATCCGTGCGGATGCCGACTGTTTTGTGCTGTATCCCGATAGACACGACATCGTCGTGATGCACGAGAGTGTGGACGGAACAAAGCCGCAGTACTTCCGCTACCGGAAGAACGGAAAAAGTGAGACAGATCTCCAGGAAACATTCAGCAGGATTTTTGCGGATTATGCGTTCGATATTCTGCATGTCCATCATACATTGGGGCTCTCCTTTGAGCTTCTGCCGCTTGCAAAGGCCCATAACATACGAGTGATCTACACCGTTCATGATTGGCTCTGCATGAATGATGTGCCGGCAACACTCTGTCAGCGCAATGAAGACATGGCTGATCAAACGGTCATTGAGCGCAGACGTGCTGCACTTGCAGCAGCTGACCGCATCGTGGCTCCCTCACACTTTGTACAAAAATTTGTTTCAAAGTTTTTTGGCTTTCCCGAGGGCTCTATTGAAATTATTGAGCATGGTATTTCTTCAAAATCCAGCGCACCGTTTGTCCCCGGGCAGGAACCGCTTGTCTGTTTTTTGGGAGCCACACATATACCGTATAAAGGAAAGCCGCTCATCGCCGCTCTGATTCCCCTGCTTGAAGAGCGCGGCATCCGCTCGGCTTTTCTGGGTTCAGACGCCTATGAGTGGCCGGAACTGCGGAAGCGGAAGTCTGTGACTTTTTACGGATTTTTCAAACGGGAAGATGTGCAACAACAGTTGCACACCATTGCACCACACCTCATCTGCCTGCTGCCGCTTTGGCCGGAAACGTTCAGCTATACGCTCAGTGAAGCCTGGTCTGCAGGCATTCCTGTCTATGTCACCCCCTTCGGTGCACCGGAAGAGCGCGTGCTGCGTCATGGAGGGGGGAAAGTTGCACCATCGCTGGATCCGGTGGTGATTGCCGATGATATTGCATCCTTCCTGACATCACCGGACTATCAGCAAACGATAGCGCTGACCCGGGGCATCCGTCTGCCGGATATGACAGAAATGGGACGCCGGCATCTGGCTCTCTATCAGACTGTCACAGGAACAGGGACTCCATCCCACATCCGCTCTTCGGATACGACGCGTCCGTGA
- a CDS encoding ABC transporter ATP-binding protein, translating to MSDSILAATGVSKSYTRAIISSVHLQDRILKWRLQRKRVTVHALQNTSLAVKKGEWIGIYGHNGSGKTTLLRLLAGLLHPDTGSIERHGSLSCFFELGIGFHPDRKAEENIYIHGLLQGYSPKEIRKMTQEILAFAGVDDFLDLPIKCYSTGMRMRLAYAAAAQVDRDIYLLDEVLTVGDEAFQEQCRMHLQSLKENGKTAILVSHTKGELEAVCDRILFMDHGRVVSEERMWDGVPVPVTV from the coding sequence ATGTCCGACAGTATCCTCGCAGCTACCGGCGTCAGTAAATCCTACACGCGGGCTATTATTTCGTCTGTGCATCTGCAGGACCGCATTCTTAAATGGCGTCTCCAGAGAAAGAGAGTCACAGTGCACGCACTGCAGAACACGTCGCTTGCAGTGAAAAAAGGGGAGTGGATCGGTATCTATGGTCATAACGGTTCCGGGAAAACAACCCTGCTCAGACTCCTTGCCGGCTTATTGCATCCCGATACAGGTTCCATCGAGCGGCACGGAAGCCTGTCCTGTTTTTTTGAACTCGGCATCGGATTTCATCCGGACCGGAAAGCGGAGGAAAATATTTACATTCATGGCTTGTTGCAGGGGTACTCCCCCAAAGAAATCCGCAAAATGACACAGGAGATTCTCGCATTTGCCGGAGTAGATGACTTTCTTGATCTGCCGATCAAGTGTTACAGCACTGGCATGCGCATGCGCCTAGCCTATGCCGCGGCTGCACAGGTCGACCGTGATATCTATCTGCTGGATGAAGTATTAACGGTAGGGGATGAGGCTTTTCAGGAGCAGTGCCGTATGCATCTTCAGTCACTCAAAGAAAACGGGAAAACCGCCATTCTGGTCAGTCATACAAAAGGCGAACTGGAGGCAGTCTGTGACCGCATCCTTTTTATGGATCACGGACGCGTCGTATCCGAAGAGCGGATGTGGGATGGAGTCCCTGTTCCTGTGACAGTCTGA
- a CDS encoding DUF4215 domain-containing protein, giving the protein MLNDLPCIACSGFPSSDPSSDSSVASAPFSSSASSFNGCLNICGNGERECSEECDDGNTSNNDGCDGSCRIEGGFCGDGIIESRLGETCEPNLTDPSSDCDSATCRLVSQTSSRRTAQCGNGRREGMEECDDGNLNGGKNSFCDTSCKRTSGSCGNGIIESRLGEDCEPSLVSARAPLACSSSCKYIYGKSSQRSSSASILLADACAGNECSLGGSDFCGAQSMTCEAISDLPCLQCVGGACTTDADCTNGAVCRDGTCVLSLTPGVAGSPRTSGSSATSHSSLVSAASSAPLFVAMAGCGNGQLNSGEQCDQGAENSAEPNAFCRPDCTFGRCGDGVVDTPLELCDLGSQNGTVGSPCTALCRYTHNPTTVLPAVVIELPFMPSGSNLPGTVTGTVQYVPGQSVQPPENAATGPATLAIMAAGAAGGYAWMRRRKNL; this is encoded by the coding sequence GTGCTTAACGACCTTCCGTGCATTGCCTGTTCCGGCTTCCCGTCGTCTGATCCCTCCTCCGATTCCTCCGTTGCCTCTGCACCTTTTTCTTCCTCCGCTTCTTCCTTTAACGGCTGTCTGAATATCTGTGGCAACGGCGAACGTGAATGCAGCGAAGAGTGTGATGACGGCAACACCAGTAACAATGACGGGTGTGACGGTAGCTGCCGCATAGAAGGCGGATTCTGTGGCGATGGCATTATTGAATCCAGACTGGGTGAAACCTGTGAGCCGAACCTGACTGATCCCTCTTCTGATTGTGACAGCGCAACCTGCCGCCTTGTCTCTCAGACATCCTCCCGCCGCACTGCACAATGCGGTAATGGGCGTCGCGAAGGTATGGAGGAATGTGATGACGGCAACCTGAACGGAGGCAAAAACAGCTTCTGTGACACATCCTGTAAACGGACTTCCGGCTCCTGCGGCAACGGCATAATCGAATCACGTTTGGGTGAAGACTGTGAACCGTCTCTGGTGTCGGCCAGGGCCCCGCTCGCCTGTTCATCTTCCTGCAAATACATCTACGGCAAATCATCACAACGTTCGTCCTCTGCATCCATTCTCCTTGCGGATGCCTGTGCCGGAAACGAATGCAGCCTGGGTGGCTCCGATTTCTGCGGTGCGCAGTCTATGACCTGTGAGGCCATCAGCGATCTGCCCTGTCTGCAGTGTGTGGGCGGTGCCTGTACGACAGATGCCGATTGCACAAATGGTGCTGTCTGTCGGGATGGGACATGTGTTCTCTCGCTTACGCCGGGTGTTGCGGGATCGCCGCGTACATCTGGCTCCTCTGCCACCTCGCACTCTTCCCTCGTCTCTGCTGCATCATCCGCTCCGCTCTTCGTGGCGATGGCCGGTTGTGGGAACGGGCAATTGAACAGCGGTGAACAATGTGATCAGGGAGCTGAAAACTCAGCGGAGCCAAACGCGTTCTGCCGTCCGGATTGTACATTCGGCCGCTGCGGCGATGGTGTGGTGGATACGCCGCTCGAACTCTGTGATCTCGGCTCACAAAATGGGACGGTCGGCTCACCCTGTACCGCTCTCTGCCGCTACACACATAATCCGACTACTGTCCTGCCTGCAGTGGTGATCGAACTGCCGTTCATGCCGTCAGGAAGTAATCTGCCCGGCACTGTGACAGGCACTGTCCAGTATGTTCCCGGACAGTCTGTTCAGCCTCCAGAAAACGCAGCGACCGGTCCTGCCACTCTGGCCATCATGGCCGCGGGGGCGGCTGGGGGATATGCGTGGATGAGACGGCGGAAGAATTTATAA
- a CDS encoding DUF4215 domain-containing protein — MGCTHPSCNACAPAASSSSGGSRASGGSAASACTNVPPYLPSNCTIPSGFTCPAGETPSCANEDGDTWCRGTTPCTPECITTTRCSNQSSAGSEGSTGSTSSDTPPVCNPLSCGETLGGTRFCQEVIGLPVCTVIDDLPCIACSDYPSSGSSSSNGNGASSDGNGSASSASSSFNACLSICGNGGRECNEECDDGNTRNDDGCNGSCYVEGGFCGDGIIQSLRGENCEPNLTDPSTDCNGDTCRLITIAPQPPVCGNSRREGMEECDDGNLNGGFNSFCNTSCKRTSGYCGNGIVESGRGEDCEPSLVSSDAPLSCSSSCRYDYFVNASSAPALIPDSPQCAGNECSLGGSDFCGSMRCEAISELPCLQCVGGACFTDADCTDGAVCRDGVCILSFTPGADGGIARSSASSRSSLVSSSAASTPLFVAMAGCGNGELGAGEQCDEGRENSLLPNAFCRPDCTFSRCGDTVIDAPLETCDDGSRNGLLVSECSAFCRLDHSAPGVLPATLIELPFMPVSGSNQNGTTTGIGGSDSVFIPGSQMPPSTTASGPATVAIMAAGAAAGYAWMRRRR, encoded by the coding sequence ATGGGTTGCACACATCCAAGCTGCAATGCATGTGCCCCCGCTGCATCATCCTCTTCCGGAGGAAGCAGGGCATCGGGCGGGAGTGCGGCATCAGCCTGCACCAATGTTCCTCCATATCTTCCATCGAACTGCACTATCCCGTCCGGCTTTACCTGTCCTGCCGGCGAAACGCCTTCCTGTGCCAATGAAGACGGAGATACGTGGTGCCGTGGCACAACGCCCTGCACACCGGAATGTATAACAACGACGCGTTGCAGCAATCAGTCTTCTGCAGGATCTGAAGGATCTACGGGATCCACATCATCCGATACCCCTCCTGTCTGTAATCCGCTTTCCTGTGGTGAGACGCTTGGTGGGACACGCTTCTGTCAGGAAGTGATCGGACTGCCTGTCTGTACGGTCATCGACGATCTGCCCTGTATTGCATGCTCCGATTATCCGTCGTCAGGCAGTTCATCGTCGAATGGAAATGGTGCATCGTCTGATGGAAATGGATCTGCCAGCAGTGCCAGTTCATCGTTCAATGCATGTCTGAGCATCTGCGGCAACGGTGGCCGCGAATGCAATGAAGAATGCGATGATGGCAATACACGCAATGATGACGGCTGTAACGGCAGTTGTTACGTCGAAGGCGGATTCTGCGGAGATGGAATCATCCAGTCGCTCCGCGGTGAAAACTGCGAGCCGAATCTCACAGACCCATCGACTGATTGCAACGGCGACACCTGTCGTCTGATTACAATCGCGCCGCAGCCTCCCGTTTGTGGCAACAGCAGGCGTGAGGGAATGGAGGAATGTGATGACGGTAATCTGAATGGCGGCTTTAACAGTTTCTGCAATACATCCTGCAAGCGCACATCCGGTTACTGCGGGAACGGTATTGTGGAATCGGGCCGCGGTGAAGACTGTGAACCGTCACTCGTGTCATCCGACGCGCCGCTTTCCTGTTCGTCATCCTGCAGGTATGACTACTTTGTGAATGCGTCATCCGCTCCCGCGCTGATCCCGGATAGTCCGCAATGTGCAGGGAATGAATGCAGTCTGGGCGGATCTGATTTCTGTGGAAGTATGAGGTGCGAAGCCATCAGTGAATTGCCGTGTCTGCAATGTGTGGGTGGTGCCTGTTTCACTGATGCCGACTGTACAGATGGCGCCGTCTGCCGTGATGGAGTCTGTATACTGTCTTTCACCCCCGGTGCAGATGGAGGAATTGCCCGATCGTCTGCTTCCTCGCGTTCGTCGCTCGTCTCATCATCCGCTGCCTCAACGCCGCTCTTCGTAGCAATGGCCGGCTGTGGTAACGGAGAGTTGGGAGCGGGTGAACAGTGCGATGAGGGCAGAGAAAATTCATTACTCCCGAACGCCTTCTGTCGTCCGGATTGTACGTTTAGCCGCTGTGGCGATACGGTGATTGATGCGCCATTGGAAACATGTGACGACGGTTCACGGAACGGCCTTCTTGTCTCTGAGTGCAGCGCGTTCTGCCGCCTGGATCATTCTGCCCCCGGCGTTCTTCCTGCAACACTTATTGAATTGCCGTTCATGCCTGTATCAGGCTCCAATCAAAATGGAACCACAACCGGTATCGGGGGGTCGGACAGTGTCTTTATACCCGGTTCACAGATGCCACCCAGTACAACAGCGTCCGGCCCTGCGACTGTTGCCATTATGGCTGCCGGTGCTGCAGCGGGATATGCGTGGATGAGACGCAGGAGATAA
- a CDS encoding MBL fold metallo-hydrolase, giving the protein MKIITHGAAREVTGTCHELQVNGYRILLDCGLFQGKREESSVKNATFAFNPAADIDALVLSHAHMDHVGRIPLLWKKGFRKPVYCTYATRDLSEVMLADGGYIQEKDEEFHCKHLAQSMMQCDGPLYTQQDAMDCMEVFKGQNYNQWFQVVPGVKVKFIDAGHVLGAAMVLIDVEENGQTRHIAFSGDIGRNTLPIIRDPAEMPPVELLICESTYGNRNHEDLATAKDRLKEIVAKTAARGGKLIIPAFSLERTQQLVYDLHLLHDANEMPPIPIIIDSPLASKVTDVFMKHPECYDQLMFDQFLARAHNPFQFSLVRYTEDAEESKALNGRPGPYIIMAGSGMCEAGRIRHHLKNEIEDPKNTVLAVGFMAKDTLGARIVDPTVFEVKIFDQMYRKKAEIQYIDAYSGHAGMDELDAYVRNIDGLKNVILVHGEAEAMDAFAARIRTFKTGCTVYTPEKEEEIEV; this is encoded by the coding sequence ATGAAGATCATCACACACGGCGCTGCGCGCGAAGTCACAGGCACTTGTCATGAACTGCAGGTAAACGGATACAGAATCCTTCTCGACTGCGGACTGTTTCAGGGAAAGCGCGAAGAATCATCGGTGAAAAATGCCACCTTTGCATTCAATCCTGCAGCAGATATTGACGCCCTGGTCCTGAGCCATGCACACATGGATCACGTCGGGCGTATTCCGCTTTTGTGGAAGAAAGGGTTCCGGAAGCCTGTGTATTGCACCTATGCCACGAGAGATCTGTCCGAAGTGATGCTCGCGGACGGCGGCTACATTCAGGAGAAAGATGAAGAATTCCACTGCAAGCACCTGGCACAATCCATGATGCAGTGCGATGGTCCGCTCTACACCCAGCAGGATGCGATGGATTGTATGGAGGTGTTTAAAGGCCAGAACTATAATCAGTGGTTCCAGGTGGTGCCGGGGGTGAAGGTCAAATTTATTGATGCCGGACACGTGCTGGGTGCCGCAATGGTGCTCATCGACGTGGAAGAGAACGGACAGACTCGCCACATTGCATTCTCCGGAGATATCGGCAGAAACACGCTTCCTATTATCCGTGATCCGGCTGAGATGCCGCCGGTTGAACTGCTCATTTGTGAGTCGACCTACGGAAACCGCAATCACGAAGACCTTGCAACCGCAAAAGACCGCCTGAAAGAGATTGTTGCCAAAACAGCAGCGCGCGGCGGAAAACTGATCATCCCCGCATTTTCTCTCGAACGCACGCAGCAGCTTGTCTACGACCTCCACCTGCTGCACGACGCGAACGAAATGCCGCCGATTCCCATCATCATCGACTCCCCGCTGGCATCAAAAGTCACGGATGTCTTTATGAAGCACCCTGAGTGCTACGACCAGCTGATGTTCGATCAGTTCCTCGCACGCGCCCACAATCCGTTCCAGTTCTCACTGGTGCGTTACACGGAAGATGCGGAAGAGAGCAAGGCACTCAACGGCCGTCCGGGTCCGTATATCATCATGGCGGGTTCGGGTATGTGTGAGGCAGGACGTATCCGTCATCATCTGAAAAACGAGATTGAAGATCCTAAAAATACGGTGCTGGCAGTCGGCTTTATGGCCAAAGACACGCTCGGTGCGCGCATTGTGGATCCGACTGTGTTCGAAGTGAAAATCTTTGACCAGATGTATCGCAAAAAAGCGGAGATCCAATACATCGACGCCTACTCCGGACATGCCGGTATGGATGAGCTGGATGCGTATGTCCGCAATATTGATGGCCTGAAGAATGTCATTCTCGTGCACGGTGAAGCTGAGGCGATGGACGCATTCGCTGCGCGCATCAGAACATTCAAAACAGGATGCACGGTGTATACGCCGGAGAAAGAAGAGGAGATAGAGGTATAA
- a CDS encoding rRNA pseudouridine synthase has translation MLERLQKILSARGIASRRKSEEYITAGLVKVNGKVATLGQKADPEVDTIEVDGKVMSERAEMLYYVINKPVGIETTNATKEDQQTVKDLLPENLKGLIVPVGRLDKDSGGLLLLTNDGVLAYRLTHPKFDHEKEYEIVLYEPIKDGALQKIRDGVMIDGSKTKPALITRLAPDSFRITLTEGRNRQIRRMCQKVGSTVTQLTRIRIMTLTDPHLKPGKLRQLTTAEKGALLQSVGLE, from the coding sequence ATGTTGGAACGATTGCAAAAAATACTATCGGCTAGAGGCATCGCATCCCGGCGCAAGTCTGAGGAATACATCACCGCGGGGCTGGTGAAGGTGAACGGCAAGGTGGCGACACTGGGACAGAAGGCGGACCCGGAAGTGGATACGATTGAAGTGGACGGCAAAGTGATGAGTGAGCGTGCGGAGATGCTGTATTACGTGATCAATAAACCCGTCGGTATTGAGACGACGAACGCCACAAAAGAAGATCAGCAGACCGTGAAAGATCTGCTTCCCGAGAACCTGAAGGGGTTGATTGTGCCGGTTGGCAGACTCGATAAAGACAGCGGGGGATTGCTGCTGCTCACCAATGACGGCGTGCTCGCCTACCGCCTCACGCATCCGAAGTTTGATCATGAGAAAGAATATGAAATCGTTCTGTATGAACCGATCAAAGACGGTGCACTCCAGAAAATCCGTGATGGTGTCATGATTGATGGATCGAAAACAAAACCTGCGCTCATCACACGGCTCGCACCCGACAGTTTCCGCATTACGCTCACGGAAGGCCGCAACCGCCAGATCCGCCGCATGTGTCAGAAAGTGGGATCAACCGTGACGCAACTCACACGCATCCGCATTATGACGCTCACCGATCCGCATCTGAAACCCGGGAAACTGCGGCAGCTGACCACTGCGGAGAAAGGGGCATTGTTGCAATCAGTAGGGCTGGAATAA
- a CDS encoding ABC transporter permease: MQHNRFTLAQSLRVIVAVGWSDFVLKYRGSVLGYFWSLIGPVAKFLVILYALGPYVQRSIPFYSFYLFLGIIVWEHFVVTTTSCMSMLEEKASIIQKLVFPRLLLILMVGWTNLLVFLTHLFIFLCFTWVFGFAWSWPQWYILLLLLQMSLIALGVGMILCAYCLRYRDIHHLWAIATQIFFWLTPITYAYSAERPIGESIVALLRDPGIRSLHDFFDVIVQFQPISLLMNDMHRVLLYSTERGIPSFVHALAFTGVCILIFAFGAWLYKRRAPYFIEEY, from the coding sequence GTGCAGCACAACCGCTTTACCCTGGCCCAGTCCCTCCGCGTCATAGTCGCCGTCGGGTGGTCTGATTTTGTGCTGAAATACCGCGGGTCCGTTCTCGGATACTTCTGGTCACTCATCGGTCCTGTCGCAAAATTTCTGGTCATCCTGTACGCGCTCGGGCCTTATGTGCAGCGCTCCATTCCTTTTTATTCGTTTTACCTGTTCCTCGGCATCATTGTCTGGGAGCATTTTGTCGTAACGACCACGTCCTGCATGTCCATGCTGGAAGAAAAGGCATCCATCATCCAGAAATTAGTCTTTCCGCGTCTCCTCCTTATTCTCATGGTGGGATGGACGAATCTGCTCGTGTTTCTGACACATCTCTTCATTTTCCTCTGCTTCACGTGGGTGTTTGGTTTCGCATGGAGCTGGCCGCAATGGTACATTCTTCTCCTCCTTCTGCAGATGTCCCTCATCGCTCTTGGCGTTGGCATGATACTCTGTGCGTATTGTCTCCGTTACCGCGATATCCATCACCTCTGGGCAATTGCAACGCAGATTTTCTTCTGGCTGACACCTATTACCTATGCCTACAGTGCCGAACGTCCCATCGGGGAGTCCATTGTGGCACTTCTCCGGGATCCTGGTATCAGGTCATTGCATGATTTTTTCGATGTGATTGTTCAGTTTCAGCCCATCTCTCTCCTGATGAACGATATGCACCGTGTCCTTCTGTATTCTACAGAGCGGGGCATTCCGTCGTTTGTACATGCGTTGGCATTCACCGGCGTCTGCATTCTGATTTTTGCTTTTGGTGCCTGGCTTTATAAGAGACGTGCGCCGTATTTTATTGAAGAATATTGA